A single genomic interval of Vogesella indigofera harbors:
- the argP gene encoding HTH-type transcriptional regulator ArgP, whose product MKLDPRHSEAFLAALDSGSFEQAAQDLHLTPSAISQRIRALEEVLGKPLLVRSRPCRATREGQLLRQHLQRAALLEADLAATFAGDDSAMLSVSLAINADSIASWFLPALTPFLIRERVLLDAIVDDQDHTYTLLQAGMALGCVSTEPQAMRGCSASPLGVMRYQALASADYHARWFAGGVSRDALRRAPVMIYNRKDRLQADWLLQHFGLPDDSYPCHFLPASDPYLQAVCLGLGWGMLPDVQLAASGQAHTLLPLQPDKPVDVALYWHHWQVQSPRLARLSEVLIAAAQQVLRPTSGG is encoded by the coding sequence ATGAAACTCGACCCCAGGCACAGCGAGGCCTTTCTGGCCGCGCTGGACAGCGGCAGCTTCGAGCAGGCCGCGCAGGACCTGCACCTGACCCCGTCCGCCATCTCGCAGCGCATCCGCGCGCTGGAAGAGGTGCTCGGCAAACCGCTGCTGGTGCGCAGCCGCCCCTGCCGCGCCACGCGCGAAGGGCAGCTGCTGCGCCAGCACCTGCAGCGTGCCGCGCTGCTGGAGGCCGATCTCGCCGCCACCTTTGCCGGCGACGACAGCGCGATGCTCAGCGTGTCGCTGGCAATCAACGCCGACAGCATCGCCAGCTGGTTCCTGCCGGCGCTCACCCCCTTCCTGATCCGCGAACGCGTGCTGCTGGACGCGATCGTGGACGACCAGGACCACACCTACACCCTGCTGCAGGCCGGCATGGCGCTGGGCTGCGTGTCCACCGAGCCGCAGGCAATGCGCGGCTGCAGCGCCAGCCCCTTGGGCGTGATGCGCTACCAGGCGCTGGCCAGTGCCGACTACCACGCGCGCTGGTTTGCCGGCGGCGTCAGCCGTGACGCACTGCGCCGCGCCCCGGTGATGATCTACAACCGCAAGGACAGGCTGCAGGCCGACTGGCTGCTGCAGCACTTCGGCCTGCCGGACGACAGCTACCCCTGTCACTTCCTGCCCGCGTCCGACCCCTACCTGCAGGCGGTGTGCCTGGGACTGGGCTGGGGCATGCTACCCGACGTGCAGCTGGCCGCCAGCGGCCAGGCGCACACCCTGTTGCCGCTGCAGCCGGACAAGCCGGTGGACGTGGCGCTGTACTGGCACCACTGGCAGGTACAGTCGCCGAGGCTGGCCAGACTCAGCGAGGTGCTGATTGCCGCCGCGCAACAGGTGTTGCGACCAACGTCGGGCGGCTGA